One Stratiformator vulcanicus genomic window, GATCGAACTTCTCGTTGTGATTGCGATCATTGCGATCCTCATTGCGCTGCTGCTGCCCGCCGTGCAGCAGGCTCGCGCCGCCGCACGGCGAACACAATGTAAGAACAATCTAAAGCAGTTCGGCCTCGCTCTGCACAATTACCATGACGCCTACAACTGCTTTCCGATCGGTTATAACGATGGCAACATCAAGAACCAGAATCAGGATACCTCGTTGGGTGTAGGCTGGGCGTGGGGGGCAGCGATATTGCCGTACATCGAGCAGGATGCGATGTACAACTCGCTCAACTTTAACGAACCCCCCATGTGGGGCACGTTTTCGAACCCGTCAAATCCGAAGATCGGCGAAGTCACCGGAGGAAATTTATTTCCTATATATAACGTCGTGACTTCGGCCCTTTGCCCCGCCGATTCGTTTCGCCCGAAAACGCAGAAGGACCTCAAGTTCGGGGCGGCTTCAAATTACTGCGCAAACTTCGGAATTCTGGGCGGCGGCCAATGGAGTCGGCCGAGTGCGGAAGTCCCGTCGCATTACGGTCCTGAAGATGCGAGGAATAACGGCTTGTTTATGGTCGACAAGGTGATTGGCCTCCGTCACGTGACGGACGGAAGTTCAAACACGATTCTGCTCGGCGAAATCAGCTATCGACTTACTGCCAGTGGGAGCGGAAACGATGCCGGCATGGGTTTGTTAGTCGGCTCCTCGTGCGTCGGTGGAAGCTGCCCCTCGTTCGTGACCGACACGACCACCCCCGTACGGTCCAGTATTGGGAAGAACTGGTCTCGATTCGGTCGAATGAACGGAATGGGACTCAATACGGGTGACAGCAATTCCTTTAGCGGCAACCACTCGGGCGGCGTTCAATTCGTCATGGCCGATGGCTCTGTCCACTTCCTCAGTGATAATATTGAGGACAACTTGCGAATGGCTCAAAAGTCCTTTGGCGAAGGCATCTCCCCGGACTATCGCAACAATCACACTCTGGCCAAAGTCGGCGCCAATAATAATAGCCTGAAGAACAAACTTTACTCCGGCGCGACGAATTCGCCGCCGAACTCGTCGGCTACTTGGGCCAGTGGATCAGATTTTGAAGATTGGATGGGGGTGTACCAGCGGCTTCTGGCGCGTAATGATGGTCTCACCATCGGCAAGTTCTAGCAGTGCCATCTCGCCATTCGGGCCTTTTCTGAACCACCTCCCTCCAAGGACTGAACATGCAAGTCACTATCTTTCGCCGACATGGTTTTACGCTGATTGAGTTGCTGGTCGTCATCGCGATTATTGCGATCCTGATCGCGCTGCTTCTTCCGGCGGTACAGCAGGCACGCGAAGCGGCCCGAAGAAGCCAGTGCCAGAACAACTTAAAGCAGTATGCATTGGCGGTACACAACTTCCATGACGTGGAGGGAGTCCTGCCGCAGGGAATCTATGCCAGTGAAGGGGGCTATTCGTGGCAAACGCGGATTCTCCCTTACATCGACCAAGCCGCACTTTTTGAGCAGTTCGATTTGTCGTCCGGCATCGGCAGTGGCTCGAACGCCGCCCTGACGACAAACGCATTCGCATTGCTTCGATGTCCGTCCGACATTGCGCCGAAGCAAGAAGTGCCGGTCGCTAATCCCGACTACTCCAATATTTCGCCGACGAGTCAGCCGCAAGCGGTCACGAGTTATGTCGCCAACATCGGGTCAATCCCTTCGCACTGGGAATTGCACGGCAGCAATATGAT contains:
- a CDS encoding DUF1559 domain-containing protein; amino-acid sequence: MLTCKRSSRPRTGFTLIELLVVIAIIAILIALLLPAVQQARAAARRTQCKNNLKQFGLALHNYHDAYNCFPIGYNDGNIKNQNQDTSLGVGWAWGAAILPYIEQDAMYNSLNFNEPPMWGTFSNPSNPKIGEVTGGNLFPIYNVVTSALCPADSFRPKTQKDLKFGAASNYCANFGILGGGQWSRPSAEVPSHYGPEDARNNGLFMVDKVIGLRHVTDGSSNTILLGEISYRLTASGSGNDAGMGLLVGSSCVGGSCPSFVTDTTTPVRSSIGKNWSRFGRMNGMGLNTGDSNSFSGNHSGGVQFVMADGSVHFLSDNIEDNLRMAQKSFGEGISPDYRNNHTLAKVGANNNSLKNKLYSGATNSPPNSSATWASGSDFEDWMGVYQRLLARNDGLTIGKF